In the genome of Desulfovibrio desulfuricans, one region contains:
- a CDS encoding DVU0298 family protein, with the protein MARMRSAKQKLRECLLSQQWREHLDEISQGGLENVGPLFSFLLLGPLTMHRAAVALGQITALLAKDQPETAKNIVRRLMWHLNEESGNIGWGIPEAFAEILAASEPLAKDFHRILISYIIDLGRDDNYCDNDTLRRSCYWAIGRLAQARPQLCLSARQWLLKGLEDVDMVCRGMAAWALAQLPPDLMDAPALRRLAESGNTAPCELFDGEEVYEKTACQIAAEALARSQK; encoded by the coding sequence ATGGCTCGCATGCGCTCAGCAAAACAAAAACTCAGAGAATGTCTTTTAAGCCAGCAATGGCGCGAACACCTTGACGAAATTTCCCAAGGCGGCCTTGAAAACGTGGGCCCGCTCTTCTCCTTTTTGCTGCTCGGCCCACTGACCATGCACCGCGCCGCCGTCGCCCTCGGGCAGATAACGGCGCTGTTGGCCAAGGATCAGCCGGAAACGGCCAAGAACATCGTCCGCCGCCTCATGTGGCACCTCAATGAAGAATCCGGCAACATAGGTTGGGGCATACCCGAGGCCTTTGCCGAAATTCTCGCCGCCAGCGAACCCCTGGCCAAGGATTTTCACCGCATCCTTATCAGCTACATCATTGATTTGGGCCGCGACGACAACTATTGCGACAACGACACCCTGCGCCGCTCCTGTTACTGGGCCATTGGCCGTCTGGCTCAGGCCCGACCGCAGTTGTGCCTCTCCGCCCGGCAGTGGCTTCTCAAGGGGCTGGAAGACGTGGATATGGTCTGCCGGGGCATGGCCGCATGGGCGCTTGCCCAGCTGCCGCCCGACCTCATGGACGCTCCGGCCTTGCGCCGCCTGGCCGAATCGGGCAACACCGCACCCTGCGAACTGTTTGACGGTGAGGAAGTCTACGAAAAAACCGCCTGTCAGATCGCTGCCGAAGCCCTGGCCCGCAGCCAGAAATAG